The Thermobispora bispora DSM 43833 genome window below encodes:
- a CDS encoding amidohydrolase family protein encodes MNVAELVAIDVHTHAEISKDGHGSLSPELMAASAEYFKAHGRRQPTIDEIAAYYRERKMAAVVFTVDAEHATGHPPISNEEVAESCAEHADVLIPFASIDPWKGRAGAREARRLVERYGVRGFKFHPCIQGFAPNDRVAYPLYEAIEELGVPALFHTGLTGIGAGVPGGGGIRLKYGDPMLIDDVAVDFPELRIILAHPSFPWQDAALAVATHKPYVYIDLSGWSPKYFPPQLVRYANTLLKDKVLFGSDYPVITPDRWLADFEKIEIKPEVRPKILKENAARLLGLGGEGSVPS; translated from the coding sequence ATGAACGTCGCCGAGCTGGTCGCCATCGACGTGCACACCCACGCCGAGATCTCCAAGGACGGGCACGGATCGCTCAGCCCCGAGCTGATGGCGGCCTCGGCGGAGTACTTCAAGGCGCACGGGCGGCGGCAGCCCACCATCGACGAGATCGCCGCCTACTACCGCGAGCGGAAGATGGCCGCGGTCGTCTTCACCGTCGACGCCGAGCACGCCACCGGGCACCCGCCCATCAGCAACGAGGAGGTCGCCGAGAGCTGCGCCGAGCACGCGGACGTGCTCATCCCGTTCGCCAGCATCGACCCCTGGAAGGGCCGGGCGGGCGCGCGGGAGGCGCGCCGCCTGGTCGAGCGGTACGGCGTGCGCGGGTTCAAGTTCCACCCCTGCATCCAGGGCTTCGCCCCGAACGACCGGGTCGCCTACCCGCTCTACGAGGCGATCGAGGAGCTCGGCGTCCCCGCGCTGTTCCACACCGGCCTGACCGGCATCGGCGCCGGGGTCCCCGGGGGAGGCGGCATCCGGCTGAAGTACGGCGACCCCATGCTCATCGACGACGTGGCCGTGGACTTCCCCGAGCTGCGCATCATCCTCGCCCACCCGTCCTTCCCCTGGCAGGACGCGGCGCTCGCCGTGGCCACGCACAAGCCGTACGTCTACATCGACCTGTCCGGATGGTCGCCGAAGTACTTCCCGCCGCAGCTCGTGCGTTACGCCAACACGCTGCTCAAGGACAAGGTGCTCTTCGGCTCCGACTATCCCGTGATCACCCCGGACCGCTGGCTCGCCGACTTCGAGAAGATCGAGATCAAGCCGGAGGTCCGCCCCAAGATCCTGAAGGAGAACGCCGCGCGCCTGCTGGGGCTCGGCGGGGAAGGGAGCGTGCCGTCATGA
- a CDS encoding OsmC family protein produces MTRTEHTLRITWHGGDRFVIHAGRHTVPVDQPADFGGGDTGPSPVDLFVGSIAAAIAHCAERYLHRCQLPAGVEVTARYELEVAPARIARVELTVDAPAMPRGLRESFRNALEHCALCSSLRTPPAVGIKVRTAEDDPALQVRCEPPPRHSPGGAGMPCQR; encoded by the coding sequence GTGACGCGGACCGAGCACACCCTGCGGATCACCTGGCACGGCGGCGACCGGTTCGTCATCCACGCCGGGCGCCACACCGTGCCCGTCGACCAGCCGGCCGACTTCGGGGGCGGCGACACCGGCCCCAGCCCGGTGGACCTGTTCGTGGGGAGCATCGCCGCGGCCATCGCGCACTGCGCCGAGCGCTACCTGCACCGCTGCCAGCTCCCCGCCGGGGTCGAGGTCACCGCCCGCTACGAGCTGGAGGTCGCCCCCGCCCGGATCGCCCGGGTCGAGCTGACGGTCGACGCCCCGGCGATGCCCCGCGGGCTGCGGGAGTCCTTCCGCAACGCCCTGGAGCACTGCGCGCTCTGCAGCTCCCTGCGGACACCCCCGGCGGTCGGGATCAAGGTCCGTACCGCCGAGGACGACCCCGCCCTCCAGGTCCGGTGCGAGCCGCCGCCCCGCCACTCCCCCGGAGGCGCGGGTATGCCGTGTCAGAGGTGA
- a CDS encoding NADPH-dependent FMN reductase, with the protein MSGIVTLVGNPRAQSKTRAVAVEAAEAIGRHTGLAAEEVVDLSAIAPQLFSPGPSPGVEAALELVAGASVLVVASPTYKASYTGLLKAFLDRLPPNALSGTVALPLLVMGDPRHALAVELHLRPVLVELGATVPTPGLAVVEAELPDLADLLKRWAEQVAPQVTAATERR; encoded by the coding sequence ATGAGCGGGATCGTCACCCTGGTCGGCAACCCGCGAGCGCAATCCAAGACCCGGGCCGTGGCGGTCGAGGCCGCCGAGGCCATCGGCCGCCATACCGGTCTCGCCGCCGAAGAGGTGGTGGACCTATCCGCGATCGCACCGCAGCTGTTCTCGCCCGGCCCGTCCCCCGGGGTGGAGGCGGCCCTCGAGCTGGTCGCCGGGGCGAGCGTGCTGGTGGTGGCGAGCCCCACGTACAAGGCGAGCTACACCGGCCTGCTCAAGGCCTTCCTCGACCGGCTCCCGCCGAACGCCCTCTCCGGCACGGTCGCGCTGCCGTTGCTCGTGATGGGCGACCCCCGGCACGCCCTCGCCGTCGAGCTGCACCTCCGCCCGGTGCTCGTCGAGCTCGGCGCCACGGTGCCCACGCCCGGCCTCGCCGTCGTGGAGGCCGAGCTGCCCGACCTGGCCGACCTGCTCAAGCGGTGGGCGGAACAGGTCGCACCCCAGGTGACCGCCGCGACCGAGCGCAGGTGA
- a CDS encoding SDR family oxidoreductase has product MDLSGKVAIVTGAGRGLGRAYAVALAEAGAAVVVNDVNAETAAETVAAITGKGGRAAEVVAPVGSSEVAQRLVDTAVEKFGRLDVMITNAGILRDRVLWKMSDEDFDAVIDVHLRGTFTCARAAAIRMREQGTGGRLILISSPAGQRGNFGQTNYAAAKAGIVAMARTWAMELAKFQITVNAVVPAAATEMTKTIPGLTEIIEEAERTGRPLPDWLRKGMGLGTVDDVAGLIVFLASDASAGITGQAIGIGGDRLSLWTHPTEKAVAFREGGWTAEEIAASWQTTVGAQPETYGIPAPKIPEA; this is encoded by the coding sequence ATGGATCTTTCCGGCAAGGTCGCCATCGTCACAGGTGCCGGTCGCGGGCTCGGGCGCGCGTACGCCGTGGCGCTCGCCGAAGCGGGCGCGGCCGTGGTGGTCAACGACGTGAACGCCGAGACCGCGGCGGAGACCGTCGCCGCCATCACCGGCAAGGGCGGCCGGGCCGCCGAGGTCGTCGCCCCGGTCGGCTCCTCGGAGGTCGCCCAGCGGCTGGTCGACACCGCCGTCGAGAAGTTCGGCCGGCTCGACGTGATGATCACCAACGCGGGCATCCTGCGGGACCGGGTGCTGTGGAAGATGTCCGACGAGGACTTCGACGCGGTCATCGACGTCCACCTGCGCGGCACGTTCACCTGCGCCCGCGCGGCCGCGATCCGCATGCGCGAGCAGGGGACGGGCGGCCGCCTGATCCTCATCTCCTCACCGGCCGGGCAGCGCGGCAACTTCGGGCAGACCAACTACGCCGCGGCCAAGGCGGGCATCGTGGCCATGGCCCGCACCTGGGCGATGGAGCTCGCCAAGTTCCAGATCACGGTGAACGCCGTGGTCCCGGCGGCCGCCACCGAGATGACCAAGACCATCCCGGGCCTCACCGAGATCATCGAGGAGGCCGAGCGGACCGGCCGGCCGCTGCCGGACTGGCTGCGCAAGGGCATGGGCCTCGGCACCGTGGACGACGTCGCCGGGCTCATCGTCTTCCTCGCCTCGGACGCCTCGGCCGGGATCACCGGCCAGGCGATCGGCATCGGCGGCGACAGGCTCTCGCTCTGGACCCACCCCACGGAGAAGGCGGTGGCCTTCCGCGAGGGCGGGTGGACCGCCGAGGAGATCGCCGCCTCCTGGCAGACCACCGTCGGCGCCCAGCCCGAGACCTACGGCATCCCCGCCCCGAAGATCCCGGAGGCGTGA
- a CDS encoding flavin reductase family protein: protein MTETISRTAVDATRFRQALSVHAAGVVIITARSEGVAVGLTATSFSSVSLDPPLVSFYIGRESATWPWLRQADLFAVNILAGHQAQLAARFARKGIDRFAAPTRWSPGPYGTPLLDDVAAHLICTPYETMPIGDHYLVVGLVTDVSVHDPSHPLLYHRGRFGNFVPQT, encoded by the coding sequence GTGACCGAGACCATCTCCAGAACCGCCGTCGACGCCACCAGATTCCGCCAGGCGCTGTCCGTGCACGCCGCGGGCGTCGTGATCATCACGGCCCGGAGCGAGGGGGTCGCCGTCGGCCTGACCGCCACCTCGTTCTCCTCGGTCAGCCTCGACCCGCCGCTCGTCTCCTTCTACATCGGCCGGGAGTCGGCGACCTGGCCCTGGCTGCGCCAGGCCGACCTGTTCGCGGTCAACATCCTCGCGGGCCACCAGGCCCAGCTCGCGGCGCGGTTCGCGCGCAAGGGGATCGACCGGTTCGCCGCCCCGACCCGCTGGAGCCCCGGGCCGTACGGCACGCCGCTGCTCGACGACGTCGCCGCCCACCTGATCTGCACGCCGTACGAGACCATGCCCATCGGCGACCACTACCTGGTCGTGGGGCTCGTCACCGACGTGAGCGTGCACGACCCCAGCCACCCGCTCCTCTACCACCGGGGCCGGTTCGGCAACTTCGTCCCGCAGACCTGA
- a CDS encoding acyl-CoA synthetase has product MRNAGLGSWPARRARMSPGRTAFVYEDRAVTYAEFHERVMRLASRLRAAGVAPGDRVAYLGKNHVAFAESMFATHALGAIFVPLNFRLAAPEIDYMLENSGAVLLIYAPECAQTVRALTGRHALRERVALGEPGPGEAQYEAWLSEGVPEPIDVPVALDDTALILYTSGTTGRPKGAMLSHANLVWNCFNLLANVDVASDEVTLISAPLFHVAALNQTLLPTFLKGGCSVIMPSWDVDRCYDLIEKYRVTWMFGVTTMFAALASSPRWAQADLSSVRTLMSGGAPIPVSLIRTYQERGLVFCQGYGLTETSPGATFLEAGESVRKAGSAGVPVFFTNVRVVRPDLTDVEPGEPGEVIIQGPNVTKGYWGNPEATAAAFSEGGWFHSGDVATVDEEGYIYIVDRLKDMYISGGENVYPAEVEGVIFEHPAVAQVAVVGVPDEKWGEVGCAFIVTRPGMTVTAEELREFLRPRLAKYKIPVYFEFVDDLPKTGSGKIQKTALRTWRRPSQG; this is encoded by the coding sequence ATGCGGAACGCTGGATTGGGAAGCTGGCCCGCCCGGCGGGCCCGGATGTCGCCCGGCCGCACGGCGTTCGTCTACGAGGACCGGGCGGTCACCTACGCCGAGTTCCACGAACGGGTGATGCGGCTCGCCTCCCGGCTCCGCGCCGCCGGGGTGGCCCCGGGCGATCGCGTGGCGTACCTCGGCAAGAACCACGTGGCGTTCGCGGAGAGCATGTTCGCCACGCACGCGCTCGGCGCCATCTTCGTCCCGCTCAACTTCCGGCTCGCCGCGCCGGAGATCGACTACATGCTGGAGAACTCCGGCGCCGTGCTGCTGATCTACGCGCCCGAGTGCGCGCAGACCGTGCGGGCCCTCACCGGCCGGCACGCCTTGAGGGAACGGGTGGCCCTCGGGGAGCCGGGGCCCGGGGAAGCGCAGTACGAAGCCTGGCTCTCCGAGGGCGTTCCCGAGCCCATCGACGTGCCGGTCGCGCTGGACGACACCGCGCTCATCCTCTACACGTCGGGCACGACCGGGCGTCCCAAGGGGGCGATGCTCAGCCACGCCAACCTGGTGTGGAACTGCTTCAACCTCCTGGCCAACGTGGACGTGGCCAGCGACGAGGTGACGCTGATCAGCGCCCCGCTCTTCCACGTCGCCGCGCTCAACCAGACGCTGCTGCCCACCTTCCTCAAGGGCGGCTGCTCGGTGATCATGCCGTCGTGGGACGTCGACCGGTGCTACGACCTCATCGAGAAGTACCGGGTCACCTGGATGTTCGGCGTCACCACGATGTTCGCCGCGCTCGCCTCCTCGCCGCGGTGGGCCCAGGCGGACCTGTCGTCGGTCCGCACCCTCATGTCCGGGGGAGCGCCGATCCCGGTCTCGCTGATCCGCACCTACCAGGAGCGGGGCCTGGTGTTCTGCCAGGGCTACGGGCTCACCGAGACCTCACCCGGGGCCACCTTCCTGGAGGCGGGCGAGAGCGTGCGCAAGGCCGGCTCGGCCGGGGTCCCGGTCTTCTTCACCAACGTCCGGGTGGTCCGGCCCGACCTCACCGACGTCGAGCCCGGCGAGCCCGGCGAGGTCATCATCCAGGGCCCGAACGTGACCAAGGGCTACTGGGGGAACCCGGAGGCGACCGCGGCGGCCTTCTCCGAGGGCGGCTGGTTCCACTCCGGGGACGTCGCCACGGTCGACGAGGAGGGCTACATCTATATCGTCGACCGGCTCAAGGACATGTACATCTCCGGCGGGGAGAACGTCTACCCGGCCGAGGTGGAAGGGGTGATCTTCGAGCACCCGGCCGTGGCCCAGGTCGCCGTGGTCGGGGTGCCCGACGAGAAGTGGGGAGAGGTCGGGTGCGCGTTCATCGTCACCCGCCCCGGGATGACCGTCACCGCCGAAGAGCTGCGGGAGTTCCTCCGGCCCCGCCTCGCCAAGTACAAGATCCCGGTCTACTTCGAGTTCGTGGACGACCTGCCGAAGACCGGGTCGGGCAAGATCCAGAAGACCGCGCTGCGCACGTGGCGGCGGCCCTCCCAGGGCTGA
- a CDS encoding MaoC family dehydratase, with amino-acid sequence MTVTVNGLEEIKALAGRDLGPGEWLEITQERVNAFADATDDHQWIHVDPERAKDGPFGTTIAHGYLTLSLIIPLFSRLLEIKGVRMSINYGLDRVRFPSPVKVGSRIRLAGKVVSVEEVAGNGVQMVLDFTVEVEGSDKPACVARAIYRHYA; translated from the coding sequence ATGACCGTCACCGTGAACGGGCTGGAGGAGATCAAGGCGCTCGCCGGCCGGGATCTGGGCCCCGGCGAATGGCTGGAGATCACCCAGGAGCGGGTGAACGCCTTCGCCGACGCCACGGACGACCACCAGTGGATCCACGTCGATCCGGAGCGGGCGAAGGACGGGCCGTTCGGGACCACGATCGCCCACGGCTACCTGACGCTCTCCCTGATCATCCCGCTCTTCTCCCGGCTGCTCGAGATCAAGGGCGTCCGGATGAGCATCAACTACGGCCTGGACCGGGTCCGGTTCCCCAGCCCGGTCAAGGTCGGGTCGCGGATCCGGCTCGCCGGGAAGGTCGTCTCGGTCGAGGAGGTCGCCGGGAACGGCGTGCAGATGGTGCTCGACTTCACCGTCGAGGTGGAGGGCTCGGACAAGCCCGCCTGCGTCGCCCGGGCGATCTACCGCCACTACGCGTGA
- a CDS encoding PaaX family transcriptional regulator, with product MHPDEASGQVPPSPRPQSLMFSFLGIYVLGRPVAIYSGSIIDVFARLGVSEEAVRSTLARMVKRGLLERHRRGRKMYFGLTPRASAILEDGRRRVWETGAVNRDWDGTWTIVGFSLPDSRRSTRHDLRSRLIWAGFGLLQNGVWIAPGVKDVAQILEPLDLGDHVTVLTARAAKPTESADLVRKAFDTDQIAARYRAFLNRWDTSDPLPSAPDDLARQLLLHTDWLQLVRQDPHLPAEHLPADWPAIRAERVFQTLARAYEPRAGVIARTVLDELAV from the coding sequence GTGCACCCAGACGAGGCATCAGGGCAGGTACCGCCGTCCCCGCGCCCGCAGTCGCTGATGTTCAGCTTCCTCGGCATCTACGTGCTGGGGCGCCCGGTCGCGATCTACTCGGGCAGCATCATCGACGTGTTCGCCCGGCTGGGCGTGTCCGAGGAGGCGGTGCGCTCCACGCTCGCCCGCATGGTGAAGCGGGGCCTGCTCGAACGGCACCGCCGCGGGCGGAAGATGTACTTCGGCCTGACCCCGCGCGCCAGCGCGATCCTCGAGGACGGGCGGCGCCGGGTGTGGGAGACCGGGGCGGTCAACCGCGACTGGGACGGCACCTGGACGATCGTCGGGTTCTCCCTCCCCGACAGCCGCCGCAGCACCCGGCACGACCTGCGCTCCCGGCTCATCTGGGCCGGCTTCGGCCTGCTCCAGAACGGCGTGTGGATCGCTCCGGGGGTCAAGGACGTCGCCCAGATCCTCGAGCCGCTCGACCTCGGCGACCACGTCACCGTGCTGACCGCGCGGGCGGCCAAGCCCACCGAGTCGGCCGATCTCGTGCGCAAGGCGTTCGACACCGACCAGATCGCCGCGCGCTACCGGGCCTTCCTCAACCGCTGGGACACGAGCGACCCGCTCCCCTCCGCCCCCGACGACCTCGCCCGGCAGCTCCTCCTGCACACGGACTGGCTGCAGCTGGTCCGCCAGGATCCCCACCTGCCCGCCGAGCACCTGCCCGCGGACTGGCCGGCGATCCGGGCCGAACGGGTCTTCCAGACCCTCGCCCGGGCGTACGAGCCACGGGCCGGGGTGATCGCGCGGACCGTGCTGGACGAGCTGGCCGTCTGA
- a CDS encoding acyl-CoA synthetase, with product MTAAGSSALPPSTAVEVALARRQSLADLLRRSAKRYPDKLAVADRTGARTYAELDEDASRIANALLAKGVRPGERIALLSRNSMDYARTIFGVARAGAVLVPINFMLGAQEVAYILEHSSAIGLIVEESLLPVAQEAAKASGTLRFRMVYADQPVEDWEPFASLLEHEDATEPAIPIGPDDPAQILYTSGTESRPKGAVLSHLALISQYASCIVDGGMESSDVELHALPLFHCAQQHCFLVPDIYLGATSHILPGPDPAAVLEAIERHKVTKFFAPPTVWISLLRHPDFDRRDLSSLRKGYYGASIMPVEVLREIGERLPNVRLWNFYGQTEMAPMAVLLRPEDQIRKAGAAGKPALNVETRIVDSDGNELPPGEIGEIVHRSPHAILEYLNDPEKTAEAFRGGWFHSGDLGVMDEEGYITVVDRIKDMIKTGGENVASREVEEVLYQHPAVAEAAVVGVRHPSWIEAVVAIIVPKPGMTVTEEEIRAHARAHLAPFKVPKAVAFADSLPKNPSGKILKRELREMYAGLADRIPGSGSRA from the coding sequence ATGACAGCTGCTGGTTCCTCGGCGCTTCCCCCGTCGACCGCCGTCGAGGTCGCCCTCGCCCGCCGTCAGTCGCTCGCGGACCTGCTCCGGCGTTCGGCCAAGCGGTACCCGGACAAGCTCGCCGTGGCCGACCGCACGGGCGCCCGTACCTACGCCGAGCTCGACGAGGACGCGTCGAGGATCGCGAACGCCCTGCTCGCCAAAGGCGTGCGCCCGGGTGAGCGGATCGCGCTCCTGTCGCGGAACAGCATGGACTACGCCCGGACCATCTTCGGGGTGGCGCGGGCCGGTGCCGTCCTCGTGCCGATCAACTTCATGCTGGGGGCGCAGGAGGTCGCCTACATCCTCGAGCACTCCTCCGCCATCGGGCTGATCGTGGAGGAGTCCCTGCTCCCCGTGGCGCAGGAGGCGGCCAAGGCGAGCGGCACCCTGCGGTTCCGCATGGTGTACGCGGACCAGCCCGTCGAGGACTGGGAGCCGTTCGCCTCCCTGCTCGAGCATGAGGACGCCACCGAGCCGGCCATCCCGATCGGCCCCGACGACCCCGCGCAGATCCTCTACACCTCCGGTACCGAGTCCCGGCCGAAGGGCGCCGTGCTCTCCCACCTCGCGCTCATCTCCCAGTACGCGAGCTGCATCGTCGACGGCGGCATGGAGTCCAGCGACGTGGAACTCCACGCCCTGCCGCTCTTCCACTGCGCCCAGCAGCACTGCTTCCTCGTGCCGGACATCTACCTCGGCGCCACCAGCCACATCCTCCCCGGGCCCGACCCGGCCGCGGTGCTCGAGGCGATCGAGCGGCACAAGGTGACCAAGTTCTTCGCCCCGCCCACGGTGTGGATCTCGCTCCTCCGCCACCCGGACTTCGACCGGCGCGACCTCTCCTCCCTCCGCAAGGGCTACTACGGCGCGTCGATCATGCCGGTCGAGGTGCTCCGGGAGATCGGGGAGCGCCTGCCGAACGTGCGGCTCTGGAACTTCTACGGCCAGACCGAGATGGCCCCGATGGCCGTCCTGCTCCGGCCGGAGGACCAGATCCGCAAGGCCGGCGCGGCCGGCAAGCCCGCGCTCAACGTCGAGACCAGGATCGTCGACTCCGACGGCAACGAGCTGCCCCCGGGCGAGATCGGGGAGATCGTCCACCGGAGCCCGCACGCGATCCTCGAGTACCTCAACGACCCGGAGAAGACCGCGGAGGCGTTCCGCGGCGGCTGGTTCCACTCCGGCGACCTCGGGGTGATGGACGAGGAGGGCTACATCACCGTGGTCGACCGGATCAAGGACATGATCAAGACGGGTGGGGAGAACGTGGCGAGCCGGGAGGTGGAGGAGGTCCTCTACCAGCACCCGGCCGTCGCCGAGGCCGCGGTCGTCGGGGTGCGGCACCCGAGCTGGATCGAGGCGGTGGTCGCGATCATCGTGCCCAAGCCGGGCATGACCGTGACCGAGGAGGAGATCCGGGCGCACGCCCGGGCGCACCTCGCCCCGTTCAAGGTGCCCAAGGCGGTGGCCTTCGCCGACTCCCTCCCGAAGAACCCGAGCGGGAAGATCCTCAAGCGGGAGCTGCGGGAGATGTACGCCGGCCTCGCCGACCGGATCCCCGGCTCCGGCTCCCGCGCCTGA
- a CDS encoding MFS transporter, which yields MGNPSSAPPRTPQLRRAVASAFVGSVIEYYDFLLYATASAVVFDKVFFSNLDPLAATVASLGTFATGYLARPLGGIVFGHFGDRLGRKRMLVLTMTLMGVASFLIGLLPTPEQIGTLAPIALVLLRVIQGIAVGGEWGGAVLMSAEHATGRRGLWASFTNAGAPLGMVLSTAALSGTAALVGESAFLSWGWRVPFLISIVLLGVGLFVRLRVEETPVFAAVKDQARRRVPLADVLRHHPKPLVLGVGVGLAAFVVQGTLTTYLIAYGVQVGFTRQTVLNGLTLSSALAVIGILGWSALSDRMGRRPIVIAGALVMAVFSFALFPMVNSGSAAVLTLALVIGQSVIHPMMYGPLAALYAELFRTQSRYTGASLGYQLSGLGAGLAPVIFAQIAAATGNNATILISATMAAFCLLTAVCTLTLRETSRQDLTAIGVPPGGADRDQAASATA from the coding sequence ATGGGCAACCCGTCATCCGCGCCTCCCCGCACGCCCCAGCTCCGCCGTGCCGTGGCGTCAGCCTTCGTGGGCAGCGTGATCGAGTACTACGACTTCCTGCTGTACGCCACCGCGTCGGCCGTGGTGTTCGACAAGGTCTTCTTCTCGAACCTCGATCCGCTCGCCGCCACGGTCGCCAGCCTCGGCACGTTCGCCACCGGCTACCTCGCCCGGCCGCTCGGCGGGATCGTCTTCGGCCACTTCGGCGACCGCCTCGGCCGGAAGCGGATGCTGGTGCTGACCATGACCCTGATGGGTGTCGCCAGCTTCCTCATCGGCCTGCTCCCCACGCCCGAGCAGATCGGCACGCTGGCGCCCATCGCGCTCGTGCTGCTCCGGGTGATCCAGGGCATCGCGGTCGGCGGTGAGTGGGGCGGTGCCGTGCTGATGTCCGCGGAGCACGCCACCGGCCGCCGGGGCCTCTGGGCGAGCTTCACCAACGCCGGAGCGCCTCTCGGCATGGTGCTCTCCACCGCCGCGCTCAGCGGGACCGCGGCGCTCGTGGGCGAGTCCGCGTTCCTGAGCTGGGGATGGCGGGTGCCGTTCCTGATCAGCATCGTCCTGCTCGGGGTCGGCCTGTTCGTGCGGCTTCGGGTCGAGGAGACCCCGGTCTTCGCCGCGGTCAAGGATCAGGCGCGCCGCCGGGTGCCGCTGGCCGACGTGCTGCGGCACCACCCCAAGCCGCTCGTGCTCGGGGTCGGTGTCGGCCTCGCCGCCTTCGTGGTGCAGGGCACGCTCACCACCTACCTGATCGCGTACGGGGTGCAGGTCGGCTTCACCCGGCAGACCGTGCTCAACGGCCTCACCCTCTCCTCCGCGCTGGCCGTGATCGGCATCCTCGGCTGGTCGGCGCTCTCCGACCGCATGGGCCGGCGGCCGATCGTCATCGCCGGCGCGCTGGTGATGGCGGTGTTCAGCTTCGCCCTGTTCCCGATGGTGAACAGCGGCAGCGCGGCCGTGCTCACCCTCGCGCTCGTGATCGGCCAGTCGGTGATCCACCCGATGATGTACGGCCCGCTCGCCGCGCTCTACGCGGAGCTCTTCCGCACCCAGAGCCGGTACACCGGGGCCTCGCTCGGCTACCAGCTCTCCGGCCTCGGCGCCGGGCTCGCCCCCGTGATCTTCGCCCAGATCGCCGCGGCGACCGGGAACAACGCAACGATCCTGATCTCCGCGACGATGGCCGCGTTCTGCCTGCTCACCGCGGTCTGCACGCTGACGCTGCGGGAGACCAGCCGCCAGGACCTCACCGCGATCGGCGTGCCGCCGGGCGGTGCGGACCGGGACCAGGCCGCCTCCGCCACCGCGTGA
- a CDS encoding SDR family oxidoreductase: MSRFAGKVAIVTGASRGIGFAIAERLVGEGARVCITARRPEPLQEAADRFGGPERAIAVPGKAHDPEHQAEAVARTLDAFGRIDVLVNNTGTNPVYGPLLDLELEAARKIFEVNVLAALGWVQHVHKAWFAGHGGAVVNVASVAGLRPATGIGMYGASKAALIHLTQQLAVELAPAVRVNAVAPAVVKTRFATALYEGREAEVAAAYPLKRLGVPGDVAGAVAYLASDEAAWVTGQTIVVDGGMTCTGGV, from the coding sequence ATGTCGAGGTTCGCTGGCAAGGTCGCCATCGTCACCGGGGCCAGCCGGGGCATCGGGTTCGCCATCGCGGAACGGCTGGTCGGCGAGGGCGCCCGGGTCTGCATCACCGCGCGGAGGCCGGAACCGCTCCAGGAGGCCGCCGACCGGTTCGGCGGCCCGGAACGCGCCATCGCCGTGCCGGGCAAGGCGCACGACCCGGAGCACCAGGCCGAGGCGGTCGCCCGGACCCTCGACGCGTTCGGGCGCATCGACGTCCTGGTCAACAACACCGGCACCAACCCGGTGTACGGCCCGCTCCTCGACCTGGAGCTCGAGGCGGCGCGGAAGATCTTCGAGGTCAACGTGCTCGCCGCGCTCGGCTGGGTGCAGCACGTGCACAAGGCCTGGTTCGCCGGCCACGGCGGGGCCGTGGTGAACGTCGCCTCGGTCGCCGGGCTCCGGCCCGCCACCGGGATCGGCATGTACGGTGCGAGCAAGGCGGCCCTCATCCACCTGACCCAGCAGCTCGCGGTCGAGCTCGCCCCGGCGGTGCGGGTCAACGCGGTGGCGCCTGCGGTGGTGAAGACGCGGTTCGCCACCGCGCTGTACGAGGGCCGCGAGGCCGAGGTCGCCGCGGCCTACCCGCTCAAGCGCCTGGGCGTGCCGGGCGACGTCGCCGGCGCGGTGGCGTACCTGGCCTCGGACGAGGCGGCATGGGTCACCGGCCAGACCATCGTGGTGGACGGCGGGATGACCTGCACCGGCGGCGTGTGA